One region of Corvus hawaiiensis isolate bCorHaw1 chromosome 12, bCorHaw1.pri.cur, whole genome shotgun sequence genomic DNA includes:
- the COQ9 gene encoding ubiquinone biosynthesis protein COQ9, mitochondrial isoform X1 translates to MWCLSRLFGSRVGLASWPLLGVVRCQHYPPLRALQASATLRRASDEHRKEPLTSSSQQRFDSPPAGHQPEEEPQGPRPSYTGQGGQESEDYESEEQLQHRILTAALEFVPEHGWTAEAIAEGAKTLGLSVAAAGMFHSDGSELILHFVSECNTKLSKLLEKEQKLVQLGEAEKKPIDEFLRHAVEARLRMLIPYIEKWPQALSVLLLPRNIPSSLNLLTCMIDDIWHYAGDQSTDFNWYTRRAVLTGIYNTTELVMMQDSSPDFEDTWRFLENRVADAMTMSNTASQVQSTGEAVVQGLMGAAVTIKNLAGLNQRR, encoded by the exons ATGTGGTGTCTGTCACGGCTGTTCGGCTCCCGAGTAGGACTTGCCTCTTGGCCCCTGCTCGGAG TGGTCAGGTGCCAGCACTACCCACCACTCCGTGCTCTCCAGGCCTCGGCTACGCTGAGGAGAGCATCCGACGAGCACAGGAAGGAGCCATTGACATCTTCCTCTCAGCAGCGCTTTGATTCGCCTCCAGCTGGGCACCAGCCTGAAGAGGAACCCCAGGGCCCTCGCCCCAG TTACACTGGCCAGGGCGGCCAGGAGTCTGAGGACTATGAGAgcgaggagcagctgcagcatcgAATCCTCACAGCGGCGCTGGAGTTTGTGCCTGAACATGGCTGGACTGCAGAGGCCATTGCAGAGGGAGCCAAG ACCCTGGGCCTCTctgttgctgcagcagggatgtTTCACAGTGATGGCAGTGAACTGATCCTGCACTTCGTGTCTGAGTGCAACACCAAATTGTCCaagctgctggagaaagagcagaaacTAGTGCAACTGGGTGAAGCAGA GAAGAAGCCTATAGATGAATTCTTGAGGCATGCTGTGGAAGCCAGACTGAGGATGCTGATTCCATATATTGAGAAATGGCCCCAG GCCCTGAGTGTCCTGTTACTCCCACGTAACATCCCTTCGAGCCTCAACCTCCTCACCTGCATGATCGATGATATCTGGCACTATGCTGGGGACCAGTCCACAGAT TTTAACTGGTACACTCGCCGGGCTGTGCTCACTGGCATCTACAACACCACTGAGCTGGTGATGATGCAGGACTCGTCCCCTGACTTCGAGGATACTTGGCGCTTCCTGGAAAACAGAGTAGCTGATGCCATGACCATGAGCAATACTGCCAGTCAG GTACAATCCACTGGAGAAGCCGTTGTCCAGGGTCTGATGGGAGCTGCAGTTACT aTCAAGAACCTGGCGGGGCTGAACCAGCGccggtga
- the COQ9 gene encoding ubiquinone biosynthesis protein COQ9, mitochondrial isoform X2, with protein sequence MAAAGGLRRAGWRLWRGRAVVRCQHYPPLRALQASATLRRASDEHRKEPLTSSSQQRFDSPPAGHQPEEEPQGPRPSYTGQGGQESEDYESEEQLQHRILTAALEFVPEHGWTAEAIAEGAKTLGLSVAAAGMFHSDGSELILHFVSECNTKLSKLLEKEQKLVQLGEAEKKPIDEFLRHAVEARLRMLIPYIEKWPQALSVLLLPRNIPSSLNLLTCMIDDIWHYAGDQSTDFNWYTRRAVLTGIYNTTELVMMQDSSPDFEDTWRFLENRVADAMTMSNTASQVQSTGEAVVQGLMGAAVTIKNLAGLNQRR encoded by the exons atggcggcggcgggcgggctgCGGCGCGCGGGCTGGCGGCTGTGGCGGGGCCGCGCGG TGGTCAGGTGCCAGCACTACCCACCACTCCGTGCTCTCCAGGCCTCGGCTACGCTGAGGAGAGCATCCGACGAGCACAGGAAGGAGCCATTGACATCTTCCTCTCAGCAGCGCTTTGATTCGCCTCCAGCTGGGCACCAGCCTGAAGAGGAACCCCAGGGCCCTCGCCCCAG TTACACTGGCCAGGGCGGCCAGGAGTCTGAGGACTATGAGAgcgaggagcagctgcagcatcgAATCCTCACAGCGGCGCTGGAGTTTGTGCCTGAACATGGCTGGACTGCAGAGGCCATTGCAGAGGGAGCCAAG ACCCTGGGCCTCTctgttgctgcagcagggatgtTTCACAGTGATGGCAGTGAACTGATCCTGCACTTCGTGTCTGAGTGCAACACCAAATTGTCCaagctgctggagaaagagcagaaacTAGTGCAACTGGGTGAAGCAGA GAAGAAGCCTATAGATGAATTCTTGAGGCATGCTGTGGAAGCCAGACTGAGGATGCTGATTCCATATATTGAGAAATGGCCCCAG GCCCTGAGTGTCCTGTTACTCCCACGTAACATCCCTTCGAGCCTCAACCTCCTCACCTGCATGATCGATGATATCTGGCACTATGCTGGGGACCAGTCCACAGAT TTTAACTGGTACACTCGCCGGGCTGTGCTCACTGGCATCTACAACACCACTGAGCTGGTGATGATGCAGGACTCGTCCCCTGACTTCGAGGATACTTGGCGCTTCCTGGAAAACAGAGTAGCTGATGCCATGACCATGAGCAATACTGCCAGTCAG GTACAATCCACTGGAGAAGCCGTTGTCCAGGGTCTGATGGGAGCTGCAGTTACT aTCAAGAACCTGGCGGGGCTGAACCAGCGccggtga